From a region of the Lepidochelys kempii isolate rLepKem1 chromosome 26, rLepKem1.hap2, whole genome shotgun sequence genome:
- the PRND gene encoding prion-like protein doppel, with product MGRTRMVTCWMAMLLLVLCSDITLCRRGGSTSKKANQNKSPPPVNKPSPPSKKEPVKIPGTLCYTGQLLDIKLEPEDARYYTDNFKKFPDCVYYPRCFQSLEANATKDALVSECFNVTVSLTENKLGLSEGKNATSAYARVMWRVISHLCAMDFCCQPCSLALSIHGSFGRVAMLCLMSFISLTVQ from the coding sequence ATGGGAAGGACCCGGATGGTGACCTGCTGGATGGCTATGCTTTTGCTGGTGCTCTGTAGCGATATCACCCTTTGCAGGAGGGGCGGCTCAACAAGTAAGAAAGCAAACCAGAATAAAAGTCCTCCCCCCGTTAATAAGCCCAGCCCGCCATCCAAAAAAGAGCCTGTGAAGATTCCAGGCACGCTCTGTTACACCGGCCAGTTGCTCGACATCAAACTAGAGCCCGAAGATGCCAGATATTACACCGACAACTTCAAAAAGTTCCCCGATTGCGTTTATTACCCTCGGTGCTTCCAGTCTCTAGAGGCGAACGCAACCAAGGACGCGTTGGTTAGCGAGTGCTTTAACGTTACGGTGAGTCTGACTGAAAACAAACTGGGCCTATCCGAAGGAAAGAATGCCACCAGTGCGTACGCCAGGGTCATGTGGCGAGTGATAAGCCACTTGTGTGCAATGGATTTCTGCTGCCAACCATGCAGCCTCGCTCTGTCCATCCACGGTTCCTTTGGTCGGGTAGCAATGCTTTGCCTCATGAGTTTTATTTCTCTTACCGTGCAATGA